GAAATTCTTACGGGAAAGTTCCCTTCTCAGTATCTCAGCAATGGCAAAGGTGGGATAGATTTAGTCCAATGGGTAAAGTCAGCTGTTTCTGAGGGCAGAGAGGTCGACTTATTCGATCCTGATATAGCAAATACCGTGAATGTTATAAGTGTTATGCAGCAGCTTGTGCACATAGCTGTAGCTTGCACGGAAAACAACCCGGAGAAGCGTATGGATATTAGAGAAGTGGTTAGGAGGATAGAGGAAGTGGACGTACCTGACAAGGGAATTTGGCATCAAGGCATGAAAACTTTGGACGTTTTGCCATCATTGAGTGATGGATTTGGTGATCAATCCATGGTTTCGCATCAGTCTCCAGCATTTGAACACTACGACACTCATGGTTCGGATAAAAGGGATGTCGATGTTGGTGATCAGTCGGGTCGTATTAGTTTTGCTTTTGATGCTGCCTGATCCTTATTTCTTCTGCGCGTGTATAGTGTATGTATGAAGCTCGAATCATTATAGCCATTCCTTCACTTTCATATGCAGGTCGAAATCCCATATAGGTGGTTGATAGAGAAGGATTCGGAACTAAGAAAAGATTAGATACGGTAGGCGAATCCTTTTTAGTATGTTTGGAGTGGGGGAGAAGGGACATTCAAGAAGCACTATTTATAGTTTCTCGCAATTCTGAAACCATGTTGTGTTTTTACATTTCATGACAGCAATCCTCAAACTTTCCCGAATGATGTTATGGCAAATAGATTTTTTGTATTCAGCAATACAACTCGAATTTTAAATACACATGAATGATCGGTGGCAAGTGAAATTACGAACACTTTTTTTCGATATACATTGAAGAACATATCTTCGCATCCCTCGGCTATGTTAAATCCGGAATTTCCGACCCCTGGGTGGGCTCGAAATTTTAGGCTAGGGACTGTGGGGCTTGGACTTCTGACCCTTTGATGGACTAGGGGTCATTCTTAAATGGGCTCGGATCCGTCCAGATGTACCAAATTCAGGAGCATCCCCGACCAAACAACATTAAATAAAGCATTATTCTCATGACAAATCttattttgtagattttatTAGTTTTAAGACAGTTATTATATAGTCAATAAACAAATCAAGCATCTTTACTGCCCAGTTATTAGTCTcatttatgaatgtcatttGGTGGACTTGGATTTAATTTTCGGAATGAAATCCTCGTTAAGTTAGTTGACTTCATTAAATTCCATCTTTGCTTTCTCGATCTGGTTCTTGTAATTTGTAAAGATAATaaatcaatttttctttttttataaaACATTTGACGAAAGAAATATGAGCTAATCTTCCAAAGAATTTTATTCATCCTCTGACATCAACTGTTCTAGAAAATGATACAGATTACTAATTGCATGATGATGTGTTTTCGTACGAATTCACGACATATAATTTTGTTTCTAGGAAAAGGTTCTTAGAAATACACCCCACAATCAAATCGTGTGTTTGGTCGgaaattaaacatttttttataaCTTTAATAGGGAACAAAAGctgaaaatccaaagaaaatcgAAAGTAAGCTGATAAAATGAAAAGCAGAAAACTAAGATTGCTGAAATTGGAGTCTCATTATGGACGTTGATTGGGAGAAGTTTTCTTGCTATTGGTCCAATACTGGATCATAATCGGTGAGCTTGTAGCAATTTTGACCAAAGTCCAATAATGTATTTGACGGACTCTTGCTTAGAGTTGGGGCATATTCGAACATTTTTGCTAGTAATAATTCCGAAGGCCACGAGCATATATGAAAAACTTTGTTTCATTAttctaaaatatatacatgtttaCGCTATAAACAAATTCTTTTTAGACTTTCAAGTTCACaccttttcaaaaaataaaaaataaaaaaaaattatacctttTATCTCACGAAAAAACTCATCGTCGACATATTTTCAATACGAAATGACCCGTGAAAGAATATAAAAATCCATGAGGATCGTCACACGAACAAGAAACTTTTACGCCATCTCTTTAATTGAAACAagtgtatatatttttttatgtataattaatttaatgtaaacTATGATTACAGTAGAATACCTTTTTTCACTATCCAATTTTATACTcgagtttttattttattaatttttttgaataaaaataaaaaatgagaaTTTTTAGGAAAGAAAATTTGATTACTTTCTACGACAGCTAAAATTTAGCATTAAATAATGACGACGACGATATATTTTGGgtattgtttattttttttgaattaaccaattaataaaaaaagaaCGCTTGTCTGGTCTTCTTCAATGAGGCAAAATTCATAAAAGAAGCCTCGTCTGACGTCTCTTCTCAATTTCTTCCACCATCATTCATTCAATCTCCCTTTGATTCTCCTTCCAAAAAATCTGTTTAATACTCATGGAATCCCCAGAAACAACCACCTCCGAGTCCCcggaagaaattattttcaGTTGGGATTCCAGCGCCGCGGTTGACTCCCGCGACAAGATGATCTTCGAAGCTGATCGCTGCGAGATTGACCGTTACCTCAACGCAGTTGACGACCTTCAAAGATCTACGGACTCCATGGATATCTCCGCCACCTCCTCCGCCGCGTCATCCGCTCTGCAGATAGCCATGGCTCGACTTGAAGATGAGTTTCGCAACATCCTTCTGTCGCACACTTCGCCTATCGACGCCGATTCACTCGCAGATTCGACTCATTTGTGGACTCACTCCTCGATCTCATCTCGCAGTGATAGCCTCGAGTTCAGCTCTCACTCGCATGAATTCGAATTCAAGGAAGAGATGGAGAACAGTTTCGTGAAGCAATTGGAGCACTCGGATAGCTGCATCAGCAGCGCAAGCAGCTGTTACAAGTCCGATAGCAGTATTAGAGGAGTGGATCTCATCCCAAGCGACGCAGCATACGATCTCCGCTGCATCGCGGAGCGTATGATTGCTGCTGGTTTCTTGAGGGAGTGCATTCAGGTGTACGCCAGTGTACGGAAGTCGGTGGTGGACGCGAGCTTCAGAAGGCTGGGGATTGAGAAATTAGGCATTGGAGACATACAGAGGCTGGAGTGGGAAACTGTGGAGCGGAAGATAAGAAGGTGGATACGCGCCACAAGAATCTGTGTTCGCGTGCTTTTTGCTAGTGAGAAGAAGCTATGCGAACAAATCTTCGAAGGTTTGGAAGATGACACCGATGATACTTGTTTTACAGAAACTGTCAAAGGTCCGGTTATTCAGTTGTTTAATTTCGCTGACGCAATTAGTATTAGTAAGCGATCCCCTGAGAAATTGTTTAAGATACTTGACCTTCACGACGCTTTGTCCGATTTACTGCCTGACATTCAGATTGTTTTCGAGTCAAAATCTAGTGAATCGATAAGGGTTCAGGCTGCTGAGATTTTATCTAGGTTGGCGGAGGCTGCAAGAGGGATTCTTTCGGAATTTGAGAATGCTGTGCTTCGTGAGCCCTCAGAAGTCCCTATTCCTGGGGGTACCATTCATCCCTTGACTAGATACGTGATGAACTACATCAGTCTGATATCGGATTATAAGCATACTTTGATTGAATTGATTGTGTCTAAGCCCTCGACTGGGTCGAGATATTCAAGCGACCTCAATGTGCCGGACATGGATTTTTCCGAGTTTGAGGGCCGGGTTTCGActttggctcttcatttgattTGGATAATGGTGATTTTGCAGTTTAATTTGGATGGCAAGTCTAAGTATTACAAGGATGTTTCATTGACTCATTTGTTTATGATGAACAATGTTCACTATATTGTTCAAAAGACTAAAGGGTCTCCTGAGTTGAGGGAGATGATTGGGGATGATTATCTGAGAAGGTTAACTGGTAAATTTCGCTTTTCTGCCACTAATTACCAGCGGGCAACCTGGGTGAGGGTATTGCACTGCTTGAGAGATGAGGGTTTGCATGTGAGCGGAAGTTTTTCATCTGGTGTGTCAAAGAGTTCTTTGAGAGAGAGGTTTAAGTCTTTCAATGTTATATTTGAGGAGGTGCATCGAACTCAGGCCACATGGTTGATACCTGATACTCAGCTACGAGAGGAGCTTAGGATTTCCATATCGGACCTGCTTATCCCAGCTTATAGGTCGTTTCTTGGACGATTCAGAAGCCATATCGAGAGTGGGAGACACCCTGAGAATTACGTCAAGTACTCAGTGGAGGACCTTGAGAATGAGGTTTTGGATTTCTTCGAGGGGTACCCGGTGTCCCAACATTTGAGAAGAAGATCTCAATGAGAGGAGGAATGGTGTTTTTGCTGCTTAGAATGTAGGATACAATTCTTTGAAGGATTGGTTCTCAGACGAAGTTCTGGCCATGGGAGGAATGGGTTTTTTGCTATCTTTGAGAGGAACATGTTATGATCACCGGAGCAACAAATATCTGTTCTAACTGTTCCAAACAGCTACTGCCTCTTCCAGGACTCTTCTCCACTGTAAGCATGTGTGCGTATGTGGATTTCCACAGTTTTATTTagatttttcttggtttgtttatatgttaattcttgtatttgatgtGCTTCATGAATATTCACACTTGCTACTCTTCATAGCGAGTGTTTTTTGAAATCAAATTCGACTCAATTTTTCATCGATAATTCGATTGGTGAGTATTTTACGGCAAACTATGTTATGGTTAGATTTATCAGGTCTATTTTGGCAGTCTTGTTGTATACTGTAGTTAGATTTATCAGGTCTATTGTTCCagttcataaaaataatattttcgatataaaaaattatttttgtcgTTCGGTTTGAATAAGATATTCATATCACAAATCCAATCTTGTATTTCATAGTGTTTTTCTGTTGAATAATTCGAGGGTAGAGATGTGATGGGCATTAACTAAATAAACAAATACATTTAATCAAGTGTCTGGGCTGTAGGGGGTTGGCCTAAATTTTGATTGAAACTGTTCTGCACACGGCTTGAATGATCAGCACCATATTCCCTAATTTTATCTTGATCACCATACCTAACCCCTAGATGGTCGCGCTTTGCATCCGAAATCTCGAATTGGGTTTTTAAcaattaattttgttttgtatTGGACAAGATCTTTTGATaattacttttttaaaaaaatgataaggATTGATAATATAATTATCCATAATCCAGCGTTCGGTAGCATTTTCGAAAACTCGAGTTTGTTCTATAGGCCCGTGATAACGCACTGATGACCATTAATAAACTCTCACACCATTTAATAATTTGCAACAACGTAGATTAAAGCTCAAATCACAACACACCTTGTGCTGCTTTGTTACCTCTCTCACATG
The Primulina tabacum isolate GXHZ01 chromosome 9, ASM2559414v2, whole genome shotgun sequence DNA segment above includes these coding regions:
- the LOC142555999 gene encoding exocyst complex component EXO70A1-like, with translation MESPETTTSESPEEIIFSWDSSAAVDSRDKMIFEADRCEIDRYLNAVDDLQRSTDSMDISATSSAASSALQIAMARLEDEFRNILLSHTSPIDADSLADSTHLWTHSSISSRSDSLEFSSHSHEFEFKEEMENSFVKQLEHSDSCISSASSCYKSDSSIRGVDLIPSDAAYDLRCIAERMIAAGFLRECIQVYASVRKSVVDASFRRLGIEKLGIGDIQRLEWETVERKIRRWIRATRICVRVLFASEKKLCEQIFEGLEDDTDDTCFTETVKGPVIQLFNFADAISISKRSPEKLFKILDLHDALSDLLPDIQIVFESKSSESIRVQAAEILSRLAEAARGILSEFENAVLREPSEVPIPGGTIHPLTRYVMNYISLISDYKHTLIELIVSKPSTGSRYSSDLNVPDMDFSEFEGRVSTLALHLIWIMVILQFNLDGKSKYYKDVSLTHLFMMNNVHYIVQKTKGSPELREMIGDDYLRRLTGKFRFSATNYQRATWVRVLHCLRDEGLHVSGSFSSGVSKSSLRERFKSFNVIFEEVHRTQATWLIPDTQLREELRISISDLLIPAYRSFLGRFRSHIESGRHPENYVKYSVEDLENEVLDFFEGYPVSQHLRRRSQ